Part of the Cyprinus carpio isolate SPL01 chromosome A1, ASM1834038v1, whole genome shotgun sequence genome is shown below.
CCTTCAGAATATGGATAGGAATAAAACTACAGTTTGGTCTATGTAAgagaaaaatctctttaaaagaTATGGATTGCAATtgaaatatacatgcaaatagataaagtgcattaaaataaacagttaaatgtgtgttttggatgttttctttccactagtctgaaagaagacatgttatggaagcaaaatgcTCAAAAATCTCAAAATGCATGAAAACACTAGTTTTGTCTGTAGTGTCTTGCTTTAAACCAGCATTATAAGAGATCATGGTAAATTGTGTTTAAATTGAATTTGACTTGCGATCTGTAATATGACACAcaacatacaaattaaaacaacacatGAATATGTAACGCTGATACAGTTTTATGTAAGTGTGACGTCAGCATGATTCAGCACACAACTGATAGGATGCAACAGCGCTTTCAGTTTATCAGCTGTAACATTCGACAGAACTGTGTGGCGGAAGTTTAAACAAAATCACTTTGAATGACGATCTCTGTatgtatgttatgtgtgtgtgtaacaggtgAATCCGCAGGcatctctgtctgtgtctctggcTCAGACCAGCTACTGTAAGAATCATGGATTCGATCCTCAGAGTCCGCTGTGCGCCCACATCATCCTGTCCGGCTCCGTCATCGAGGTCTCACACCTCTTCATCTCATTTCAATCTAGTCCAGTCTGAATCGGTGATTGTGTGATGGTCAGCACTCAGCAGTGAATCTGTTTTGCAGGTGAACGGCAGCGAGGCGTCAGTAGCTAAAGCCACTCTGTTCAGCAGACATCCAGAGATGATCGACTGGCCCACCGACCACAACTGGTTCTATGCCAAGATGAATATCACACAGGTTTGGGTGCTCGATTACTTCGGTGGAGTAAAAACTGTGACACCTGAGGAATATTACAGAGCCACTCCATAATGGAAACATTCCGGTGAGTCTGTCAGACCAGAGGTGATTGAGCTTCAGTTATTTGATTCAGTTATATTCAGTCAGCATGAACAAGGCATTAAACTTACATGTGTATTTGCTCTGAAATCATTTAATCCTTGTGCTgttttgaaaattttgttttcttATCAAAAATGACCAACCTTttagaaattgcttgtaaatctattattattatcaccaaatattggattcaatcttttttgtCAACTTTCATTTAGCACAAGTTTTGTGTTTCTTCTGTGAACTGATTGATTCAGTTTTTGAACAAAAACGTTATTAGTGGATAATTTTGGCAGTATTcagtttttgaataataaaaaaaaaaacactatttatagACAATAAAAGCTGAAATGCATAAACTCAGATTAATGATGTCtatgatcaatcagttccaaaaagaaatacaaaacctgtgctgatTGGAAAAATCCAAGCTTTTGTATTAatatacagttgcaatcaaaTTTATTCAGTCACCCAAAGAcctattactatttttttgtaaGACCTATTACTATTACTTACTATTTGTAATTTACAAATGTaagcttttctgaagatccagagttttttattaatatttttttattgttataaatgcaTCTATAACAGTTTAGTGGCTATTAATGATGATATTGTCaacatgtaatatttttgaggtgcagaatttttttgtaattaaaaatatttcgtCATATTTATTCAACACCTATTCAACGCtacttatttatatttgtatggcATGGTACAACATTGTgttaaaacacaaatcaaaccTTTGAAAACACTATAACAAAACTGAATTAGCTTGAACtgttacacatacagtacatacatttagCCTATGTATTTGCTTAAGTTGAGTAGTAAATATGGCCAAGTCAAAAAAGCGCTCACAAAAGCTATAGGGAATAAACTGTTTTATTAAGTTAGATGGTCTGTGGCTACAAGAAGGCATTAAAAGTTCCtaatttagaaatttaaaatgtgttgtaacagaaaacctttgagggtgttgaagaaaaagcacaatatCATCAAggggaataaaatgtttgatcagAGCAACTGAGAAAAGCCCTTAATGTACAGCCAAAGACTTGCAAGATGATCTgatgaaaggaagaaaaaacattttaatgcagaGTGTAAGAACACTAGAGAAGCATGGCCTTCATGTCGGGACACCTCGCCATATGTCACTCTTTACCAAGAAGAACTTAAAAGGCCGACTTGAATGTGCAAAATATTGTGATGTCTTTTGTGCAGTGACTGAAGCTTGGTTCTTTCTTGCAGTCCAGCCATGCCAAAGTTCACATCCAAATTTACTGAAACTTGGTTCTGGGATCAGTCCTAGAATGTTCTTGAGTGGCCTGTTCAGTCTTCAgatttaaatcttactgaaaatatTTGGTGTAATTTGAAGAACGCAGTGGCAATGCAAAAACCGAAAGATTTTCAGTTGATCTTAGAACTTTTTCAAGCAAGGAATGGGCCAAGATTTCAGTTGAGAAGTGACAGAAGCTTCTA
Proteins encoded:
- the LOC109057692 gene encoding protein CREG1-like, translating into MSRALFAVCLALIAAHSVPLSVPPHEEVARMARFVVNKCDWASMATISTHDPVKGQPFSNAFSISDGPAGNGTGTPYMYLTHMEISVQDLQVNPQASLSVSLAQTSYCKNHGFDPQSPLCAHIILSGSVIEVNGSEASVAKATLFSRHPEMIDWPTDHNWFYAKMNITQVWVLDYFGGVKTVTPEEYYRATP